TCATATAAATCAATTATGAAACACTGATGCATCATCGGTGTGTGCGGATCTTTTTGCGCTTTCATCGGTTCGGGAAAGGTAATGGATGCGGCGGAAAATGCTTCATGCGGGTGACATTATTTCGATCGGATGAATTCGCTTCTTAAACTTTTAATCGCAGATTAATTTGCAATCAAATGAACAACTCGAGGAATAGGGCATTTGATGCCGCTTGCGCAAACGTTTATATTATAGGCAAATTGCTCAGGATATTTCGGGAAATTACGCCAGTGGCCGTGCAATCCATGAATCAGAAGTATTGCTGAGACCGGCATGCGGCGTTTATCAGCATCTTTGACGCGACTGCGATCCGTCGTGACAGTCTCGCCGGGCAAGGTCTGTGAACAGTAACGATGCCGTTGTTTTGCTCACAGTCATTATTCTTTTGAATAGGCGCTTATACCATGCGAACAGTCCTTTTTTTATTATTACTGGCTTTACCGCTCGCCATTCAGGCTGATTCCGCAACACAAGTGCGTCAACTGGAAAAAGCCTTAGCCCGCCTGCAACAAGAATCTCAATCCATCCAACAGCAATTCATGATGATCCAAGAGTTACGCCGCAACGAAATGTCTCAACCGAGCATGACGGTGCCGCTGCCCAGCACACCGGGGCAAAGCATTCCGATCCCTAACTACGATAATTTAATGCAATCAAAACAAGAAAGGGAGCAGCGGATCGAGAAATATACCGCCGACTTGAACCGGCTGTATGCGCGTTATACCGAACTGGAAAATGAAAAGCAGACGATCTTGGAACAAATCAATTCACTGGAACAAAAAACGAAAGAATAACGATTGTTGTAGAAGCGCTAAAAAACCGCCATGTCCGGCGATGTTATGTTGAAATCAGCCGCAATGGCTCATAGACTGCTCGTAAGCTGCGTTTTTTCACCGGATTTCGCCTCAACTAACCGTCGCTCGCTACCTCCAAAGGATGTTTTTCGGTTGCATGCTGTTAATGCACAAGGTCAAGTGGCGCAGCGCAAGCACCATAGATCAGTATTTGCAATACGGGTAGCGTTTGTGTGAGAGTTTCCTTTAAGGTTCTCAGAATTCTCACTAGACTGCGCTGATTTTGAGGGAACTGTGTTGCTTGCGCGTGACCATCGACATTACGAAGACAAAACCAACCAGCAGCATTACCCAGGATTCGGGTTCGGGGACAGGCAGCATCGTTATCGTATTACCGGAAATGCTAATGTACATGTCGGACGAGCTGAAAGTGACGCGAAAATCGGCATGATCGAGAATAGGACCGACAAAACCGGACGGCGGCGAAAAGCTGTCGCCGATATTGATACCTGCTTCAGCTTCGGAGGGATCCAGGCGAAAATCGGCGACCAAGAATAAATAATCGCCCGGAGTATGAACGGTTACATCGTACCAAGGGTCGCGGCGGAAGTGTACCGAGCCGTCGACCGACGTTTCGCCTGGGGGGGCGCTGATTAATTGTCTGCACGAGCGAATCGCTTCGTTGCGCGGTACTCATTCCCTCGCCTGTCTGATTGATATGTCTCGGTTGTTGCGCTCCGCGCGCCTCGCCCTTCATCGCGTTCGTCGAATTAATCAGCGCTTCCCTAAGTTAAAAGCAACCTTTATTCTCGCAATACGCGCTTCCCGCACGCTGGAATTGATGGCTGCGGGCAGTGCGGTAGCATCCGCGATACGCCCGCTCAATTCGGCTGCAATGGCACCGGCGTCGACGCTTTTGGCTGCGCCGTAGGCGTGCTGAAATCGTTCCGCTGGCGCATACGGCTTTGCTGCATAACCGGGACGGCCATGAAAATCGCACGCACAGGCTTGCAGGAATTCGTCGAATCTGCCGGGTTTGCGATAGGCATCGACTGCTTGCAGCATATCCGCCACGGTGGACGGCCTCAGTTCTTCCGCGCGATGCACGTCGCCGTGGTAGCGGGCAACCAGCAAGGCGAGGTCACGCACATCTTTCGGCGCACGGATGCGCTCGCATAAGTTTTGCGTCAGTTCGATGCTGCGCGCTTCGTGGCCGATATGACGCGGCCATTCCTCGGGTGGTGTCGTGCCCTTGCCGAGATCGTGCGTCAATGTGGCAAAACGCACCGGCAGCGAATAGTTTTGCGCGGCGGCGTAATCGATCGCCAGCATGATATGCACGCCAGTGTCGATTTCCGGATGCGCGTGCGCCGGTTGTGGAACGCCGAACAGCACGTCGACTTCCGGCATGATGCGTGCCAGCGCGCCGCATTCACGCAGCATGTAGAACATCCGCGCCGGATTTCTTTCCATCAACCCGCGCGACAATTCCTGCCAAACACGCTCCGGCACCAGCGCGTCTACTTCGCCGTTATGCACCATGTCGCTCATCAAGGCGAGCGTTTCCGGTGCGATGCGGAAGCTGAAACGCGCGGCAAAGCGCGCCGCTCTGAGAATGCGCACCGGGTCTTCGGAAAAGGCGGGGCTGACATGGCGCAGAATACCGGCTTCCAGATCAGCCACGCCGTTGAATGGATCGATGATATTGCCCTCTTCGTCCTTGGCGATCGAATTGATGGTCAGGTCGCGCCGCGCCAGGTCTTCCTGCAAGGTGACTTGCGGCGAGGTAAACACTTCAAACCCTTTGTAGCCGAGCGAAATCTTCCGTTCCGTGCGCGCCAGCGCGTACTGTTCGTGCGTCTGTGGATGCAGAAAAACCGGAAAATCCTTGCCCACCGGACGATAACCAAGCTGTACCATGGCTTCGGGTGATGCGCCCACGACGACATAATCGCGATCCTTGATCGGCAATCCGAGCAGTTCGTCGCGCACCGAACCGCCTACCAGATAAGTTTTCATGGCCATTTTGATTGAAAATACATTATTTCGCCGCCCGCACTACGCCCAAACGCTCCTTGAGCGTCGGCGCATCATGGCCGTGGTCGAGAACTTTGGCGTAATACATCGAATTCTTCAAAACCTTTTTGACGTAATCGCGCGTTTCGTTAAATGGGATTGTTTCGGCATAAATTGCGCCTTCCAGCGGTACCGTATTATCGCGCCAGCGCCTGGCGCGTCCCGGTCCGGCATTGTACGCGGCTGAAGCCAGCAGCGGCTGATTGTCCAATGTGCTGAGCACATGCTTGAGATAATACGTGCCCAGTTGTAAATTGGTATTCACATCGACTACGAGATGCTGGCGGAAATTCGCTATGCCTAATTGCTTGGCGACCCATTCCGCAGTCGCGGGCATCAATTGCATCAAACCGGCCGCTCCGGCATGCGATTTGATGTCCGCAATGAAACGGCTTTCCTGACGGATCAACCCGTATACCCAAGCTTCGTCCAATTCATGCTGCTGCAGAACTTTCTTGAGTGCCGCGCGATGCGGTGACAAAAAGCGCAAATTGAAATCATGCTGCGACAGCGTGCGATTGGCGGTATTAATTGCACGGTCGTATAAGCCCTGGCGTTTCGCAACTTCTGCTGCAGCCAGCAGCTCGGCATCGCTGAAATTACGCGTGGTCCAACTCCATTCCCGTTGTGCTTCGGTGCGTAAATTCATGCGCGAAAAAGCCAAGGCGCGCTGAATTCCGGGTTTGCGTTCCATTGCAGATATTTCGCTATTGTTTACACGGTAGGTTTTATCCGCGATGGTCAGTACGGTGCCCAGCTCTTCCCGGGCCAATTGACCATAGAAACTATGCTCGTCGCTGAGCGGAATAAAAATTTGATTGGCGTCCAGCGTTTTGCCTTCTGCCTTCAAAGCGCGCGCTTTCCAGTAACGCCAAGTATCCGTGTGCTGCTCGGCCGGTGACATCCGGTCGATGGTTTTCAGCACTTCGTTCCAATTGGCAACCCGCAAGGCGGCGCGCACTTGCCACGCCAGCACGGTGTCCGATGCCGGGTAAGGATTTGGGGTGCTTTGCGCTTCTCGGAACCAATCCAGCGCGCGCGGGTCATGCCGCATGGCGGCGCGATACCCCAATCTCGCCAGAAAATAAGAGCGATCGGATGCGGTCAGCTGATTCTTGATTTTCAACCAGTGCTTATAGGCTTGGTCGGTATCGTTGCGCAGCAGACGCAGCAGCGCGAACAAAACAATCTCACGGTCACTGCGCGTTTGGATTTTTTGCTTCAAAGACTCCAGGTAACGCTGCGGATTTTTTGCGGCGTTATTCAGGTCGGCGCTGTTGAGCGCTTCATGGCCGGGCAAATAACGGTTCACGTGGGTGGCTACACCGGTCTGACCCTCTTCCAAGGCCGAGCGGATCCTGCTCCAGATATCTTCCAGCGTGATTTGCTTGCTGTAAATGAGCGCTTGAAAAACCGGCGTGCAGCTATCCGGCAGACTGGACGGCGTAAACCATATCGAACGCGCGCCGGTTAGGGGCGTACTATCGCGTTTATGCAGCCGGTGCTGATAGTGATAGCACAGTAACTCGGTATCTTTATTGGCCAGCAAGGCATATTCGGCTTCAAAAAGCGGCCATTGCTGATTCTTACCGAGTATTTTCAGCCAGTCGCTGCGCAGCCGGTCCGCGACCAGATCACCGTCGTAGCGCGCCAGGAAAGCGCGGATTTGCGCGCTATCGACCGTGCGCAATGTCATGCGCAATTGGTAATACTCGACATAAGGCCACAGCACGTGGCGCCGCAGCCGTTTCGCGTAATCGTCGAGAAGTTTGGCGTTACCCGATTGAAAGGCTTCCCGGGCGCCAAGAAAATCGCTGTCCTGATTGGCCGTTGATGTTCCAGCATAAGCTAATAGTATCAATGCAAAAAGAAAATTTTTCATAGCTATTAACCTTACGGACTTACTGACAAAATGGAAAAAGCGCTGGTTGATATTTTACAATGAATTCGGGCTCTCACAGCGGTGCTGTAAGAGCCCGAAATCTACTTCAAATCTTAGTTATGACGGACTGGTTTTAGATCACACCTTGACCGAGCATTGCTTCAGCCACTTTGACAAAACCGGCGATATTCGCGCCATCGACATAGTTCACGCTGCCGTCGGCCTTGGTGCCGTATTTCAGGCAGGATTTGTGAATGGCTTGCATGATTTCTTTCAAGCGCGCATCGACTTCTTCGCGCGTCCAGGACATGCGCATCGCATTCTGACTCATTTCCAAGCCGGATGTGGCGACGCCGCCGGCGTTGCTGGCTTTGCCCGGCGCATAGAGCACTTTATTGTGCAGGAAACATTCGACGGCTTCCGCGGTCGACGGCATGTTGGCGCCCTCGGCGACGCAAATTACGCCGTTTTTGACCAGCGCCCGTGCATCGTCTCCGTTCAATTCGTTTTGCGTGGCGCATGGCAGAGCAACTTGCACCGGTACATGCCAGGGTTTTGCGCCCGGCAGATAAGTGACATTGACCCGTTTGGCGTATTCATCGAGACGCGCGTACAGGTGATTTTTAACTTCTGCAAGAATCGCCAGTTTTTCCGGGGTAAAGCCCGCTTCATCGATAATCGTGCCGCTGGAATCGGATACGGTCACCACTTTGGCGCCTTGCGACATGGCTTTTTCCACAGCGAATTGCGCCACATTGCCGGAACCGGAAACTGAAACGCGCATGCCGTCGAGCGAACGTCCCGCCTGTTTCAGTATTTCCTGGGCAAAATACACCGTGCCGTAACCTGTTGCTTCCGGGCGGATTAGCGATCCGCCGAAACTCAACCCTTTACCAGTAAACACACAATCCGCGCGGTTCGATAATTTTTTCATCATACCGGCCATGAAGCCGACTTCGCGCCCGCCCACGCCGATATCGCCAGCGGGCACGTCAGTATCCGAGCCGATATGACGGAACAATTCACTGATAAATGCCTGACAGAAACGCATGATTTCACCGGGACTTTTTCCTTTCGGATCGAAATCGGAGCCGCCCTTGCCGCCGCCCATCGGCAATGTGGTCAGGGCATTCTTGAAAGTCTGCTCAAATGCGAGGAATTTAAGAATCGACAGATTTACCGACGGATGAAACCGGATACCACCCTTATACGGCCCAATGGAAGAACTGTGCTGAATGCGATAACCGCGGTTGACCCGCACTTCGCCATGATCATCCACCCAGGACACACGAAATATAATCACTCGTTCCGGCTCGACCAGCCGGTCCAGCAATCCCTGCTCGGCGTAACGCGGGTGTTCCAGTATGAATGGCCACAAACTTTCAATGACTTCCGTCACGGCCTGCATGTACTCCGGCTGATTCGGATTGCGTTCGGCGACATGGGCGCTGAACTCCTGAAGACTCTTATATTTCATTTTATTTCCCCGGTAGATGAAAGGTTATCTGCAAATAGGTCAATTTTGCCAAATTAATCCCTAAACTGCACTGAATTTTTGTTAAAAAATGGGGTTTTTATGCAAGAGATCTCTGCACGGCCCAAAGCGGATGGTTGTCGATAGGAATCTGGAATGGTAGTTTAGGCGGCAAACCGGTTTCAGTGCCCGGCTGGCGATAGCCATGCTGAAATAAATCGCCTGGTCTGTGAACCGGCCAATACAAGTGCGTAATATCGCGATCAGAGGAGAACACCATGTCTATGTCAACAGTATGCAAAATCTGTACAAACCTAAATTCAAACCTGCAAATGAGTAAAAGCCTGATCGTGCTTGCCTACCTGACTTTCTTGATAACATCGACGGTTCATGCGGCGGATAAAGCAAGCGAACAACGGCTGGATGAAGTAGCCGAGCGCGGCTCGCATGTCATGCCGTTTGATCTGGAGAGAACCACGCATATTTTTTCCAAGACGGACACGGGCGGTATTCAGCAGGTCATTGCAAAAGACAAATCCGATAGCCGGCAAATCAGCCTGATACGGGTGCATTTGTCCGAAATTGCCCAGGAATTTCAGCAAGGCGATTATTCGAATCCGGAAAAAATTCACGGTGCTACGATGCCTGGGTTGGCAGAGTTGAAAGCGGCCAAACCCGGGCAGATAAAGATTGTGTATAAAGAATTGCCGGATGGCGCGGAAATCACGTATTCCACGCATATCGAAAAGCTCAAACTGGCCATTCATCAGTGGTTCGATGCGCAATTGAGCGATCATGCCCGACACGCCGTGCCAGGTCATCCGCATGATTCAAGTCACCATCACCATTAGCGATATGGGGGACAAGGCATGATAAATCCGATCAAGCTAAGGAAAATTGTTAAATGCTAATCCCGTTATTTCACCGGCTTGTTGCAGTAAAACACATCAGGCTGGTAAATTCGGACGACCAATTAATTTCTTCAAGGAGCATCAAATGCGAAAAACGCGAATGATCATCGCCTGTTTGCTGATTTCCACATCAGCGATAGCGGCGGATATGGATAACCGGCAAGCCCTTACACTCACCGAAGCCCAGCGCAGTCATGTGCTGGAGGAAATGCGGGCATTGTTGACGGGCACGCGGGACATTCTGGCGGCGCTGTCAAAGGATGACATGGCAGCGGTTCCCAGATTTGCCCGCCCCCTGGGATTGGGCATGGCGCATAAAGCCGAGGATCACCTCAAGAGCGTGCTACCCAGGGAATTTATGCAGCTCGGCATGTCCTTGCATCAGGACTTCGACCAAATTGCCGCGGATGCTGAGTCAAAGAAAGACTCCAGGCTCACACTGCGGCAATTGAGCGACGCCATGGCCAAGTGCGTTGCCTGTCATGACGCTTATCAAATTCAAACCACGCCATTGCCGTCACAGCCGGTGCAGGCTAAGGAACAAGGGCACCATCACCATCATCATTAGGGGGTTAAAACAGACTCCAAGCAATATCCGGTTTTGCTGTGTTGAAATCAGGTTCGAGTAGTCTTTGTGTAACTCAAAGCAATCGCACTTACAGTACAAAGAGCGGTCGAACTATCACCATGAAAAAAATTTCCCGCAGAAAAATGATCCAGTTCGGCGTACTGAGCACTCTGGCCGGTGCGTTCGGTGTTAACAAAGGTATTGCCAAGGCATTGGCGCTGGTGCCGACACCCGATGAAACGGAAGGGCCATTCTATCCGACAGCCGACCAGAAAGATAAAAATGCTGATTTGACGCAAATCGATGGGCATGCGATTGCCGCGCAAGGCCGTCACATTATCGTCAGTGGCCGGGTGCAGGATGTCGCCGGAGATCCCGTGGGACAAGCCATGCTGGACATTTGGCAGGCCGATGCCAACGGCCGCTACCGTCATCCGCGCGATCCCAATCCGGCAAAAGCGGATGAAAATTTCCAGGGTTGGGCAATTCTCCGCTGTGATGAAAATGGATTTTTCCGCTTCAAGACTGTGATGCCCGGTGCGTATCCGGCCAGCGGAGCCTGGATCCGGCCGCCGCATATTCATTTCAAAATTTCAAAACCCGGTTATCGCTCATTGACGACACAAATGTATTTTCCCGATGAGAGGCTGAACAACAGCGATTTATTACTGAACGCGAAATCGCCTGCGGAGCGTGCCGCGATGACGGCGAGGCTGATCGCGCAGCAAGGCAATCTACCCATTTACGAGTACAATATCGTTCTCGATCTACTTCGCAGCGAATAAATCATGACAACCAAACACAGTAAATTGCTAATTCTGGGCTCCGGGCCTGCGGGTTATACCGCCGCGGTCTATGCCGCGCGCGCCAATCTGAATCCGGTCTTGATCACCGGACTGGCGCAAGGCGGGCAATTGATGACCACGACCGATGTCGACAATTGGCCGGCCGATGCGATGGGTGTGCAAGGACCGGAATTGATGGAGCGGTTTCAGAAGCACGCCGAGCGTTTTCATACTGAAATCATTTTCGACCATATTCATACGGCCAAGTTGACGGAGAAACCGGTGACATTGATCGGCGATCAGGGAACTTATACCTGTGATGCGCTCATCATCGCGACCGGTGCTTCCGCGCAATACCTCGGCTTGCCGTCGGAAGAAGCGTTCATGGGGCGCGGTGTGTCCGGGTGCGCGACCTGTGACGGATTCTTTTACAAAGGGCAGGATGTCGCCGTGATCGGCGGCGGCAATACCGCGGTGGAAGAAGCGCTTTATCTGGCCAACATCGCGCGCAGCGTGACTGTAGTGCACCGGCGCGATCAGTTCCGTTCGGAAAAGATTCTGATCGACAAACTGATGGAAAAGGTGCGCAACGGTAATGTCAAGCTGGCATTGAATCACGTGCTGGAAGAAGTGCTCGGCGATCAATCCGGCGTCACCGGTATGCGTATCAAAAGCACGCAGGACAATGCCACGCAAACGATCAACTTGCAGGGCGTCTTTATCGCCATCGGCCATAAACCCAACACCGATATTTTTACTGGACAATTGGACATGGAAAACGGCTATATCGTGACGCGCGGCGGCGGGCAGGGCAATGCCACGGCAACCAGCATACCCGGTGTATTCGCTGCGGGCGATGTGCAGGATCATATTTACCGCCAGGCGGTTACGAGCGCCGCGAGCGGCTGCATGGCGGCGCTGGATGCGGAAAAATACCTCGATCATTTGAAATGACGAATGAATTGCGAGTCTTGCAGCACGCAGTCAACAACAGGAGATGACGCAAAAAGATCCCCATCCGGATGACGATGACGCGGCGCTGTTTCACGCCGCCATGCGCGATGTCGCGCCGTTGCCCGCCGCCAACACCGTCACACCGCATCAATCACCCGTTTCTCCGGTTCCACGTAGAAGAAAACAGCAGCAATCCGTTGCGGAAGATGCGCTCTCGGATCATATCGCCGTCGAAATCGCAGCGGGTGATGATTGGTCTTATGCCCGCCCCGGCATGCCGCATCAAACACTGCGGAAATTGCGCCGCGGTCATTGGGAGATTCGAGCGAATCTCGATTTGCACGGCTTCACGAGCGACGAAGCCAGGCAGGCATTGAGCGTTTTCCTGGATGCGTGCGCACAACGGACGTTGCGTTGCGTTCGTGTCATTCACGGCAAGGGACTGAGCTCGAAGAACCGCGAACCGGTTCTCAAAACCCGGATCGGAAACTGGCTGCTGCAACGCGCGGATGTGCTGGCTTTTTGCCAGGCTAGAGCGGAAGATGGCGGCGGCGGCGCTATCCTGATCTTGCTTAAGGCCAAAGCGTAGATATTTTTACAACGAAGGGTTGGATTCCTGCGGGAAAGCTTTTTCGTATTTACTTTGACACGCAACACAGCGCTGCGCCGAGGGTTGCGCCAATAATCGCTCAAACCCGATTTCGTTGCCGCAATCGATGCAATCGCCGAATTCCAGTTCGTTCAGATATTCCATCGACATTTCCAGTTCGCGCATTTCGTTGATCTGCCGG
The nucleotide sequence above comes from Gammaproteobacteria bacterium. Encoded proteins:
- a CDS encoding PEP-CTERM sorting domain-containing protein (PEP-CTERM proteins occur, often in large numbers, in the proteomes of bacteria that also encode an exosortase, a predicted intramembrane cysteine proteinase. The presence of a PEP-CTERM domain at a protein's C-terminus predicts cleavage within the sorting domain, followed by covalent anchoring to some some component of the (usually Gram-negative) cell surface. Many PEP-CTERM proteins exhibit an unusual sequence composition that includes large numbers of potential glycosylation sites. Expression of one such protein has been shown restore the ability of a bacterium to form floc, a type of biofilm.), producing MVADFRLDPSEAEAGINIGDSFSPPSGFVGPILDHADFRVTFSSSDMYISISGNTITMLPVPEPESWVMLLVGFVFVMSMVTRKQHSSLKISAV
- a CDS encoding multifunctional CCA addition/repair protein, encoding MKTYLVGGSVRDELLGLPIKDRDYVVVGASPEAMVQLGYRPVGKDFPVFLHPQTHEQYALARTERKISLGYKGFEVFTSPQVTLQEDLARRDLTINSIAKDEEGNIIDPFNGVADLEAGILRHVSPAFSEDPVRILRAARFAARFSFRIAPETLALMSDMVHNGEVDALVPERVWQELSRGLMERNPARMFYMLRECGALARIMPEVDVLFGVPQPAHAHPEIDTGVHIMLAIDYAAAQNYSLPVRFATLTHDLGKGTTPPEEWPRHIGHEARSIELTQNLCERIRAPKDVRDLALLVARYHGDVHRAEELRPSTVADMLQAVDAYRKPGRFDEFLQACACDFHGRPGYAAKPYAPAERFQHAYGAAKSVDAGAIAAELSGRIADATALPAAINSSVREARIARIKVAFNLGKR
- a CDS encoding lytic transglycosylase domain-containing protein, coding for MKNFLFALILLAYAGTSTANQDSDFLGAREAFQSGNAKLLDDYAKRLRRHVLWPYVEYYQLRMTLRTVDSAQIRAFLARYDGDLVADRLRSDWLKILGKNQQWPLFEAEYALLANKDTELLCYHYQHRLHKRDSTPLTGARSIWFTPSSLPDSCTPVFQALIYSKQITLEDIWSRIRSALEEGQTGVATHVNRYLPGHEALNSADLNNAAKNPQRYLESLKQKIQTRSDREIVLFALLRLLRNDTDQAYKHWLKIKNQLTASDRSYFLARLGYRAAMRHDPRALDWFREAQSTPNPYPASDTVLAWQVRAALRVANWNEVLKTIDRMSPAEQHTDTWRYWKARALKAEGKTLDANQIFIPLSDEHSFYGQLAREELGTVLTIADKTYRVNNSEISAMERKPGIQRALAFSRMNLRTEAQREWSWTTRNFSDAELLAAAEVAKRQGLYDRAINTANRTLSQHDFNLRFLSPHRAALKKVLQQHELDEAWVYGLIRQESRFIADIKSHAGAAGLMQLMPATAEWVAKQLGIANFRQHLVVDVNTNLQLGTYYLKHVLSTLDNQPLLASAAYNAGPGRARRWRDNTVPLEGAIYAETIPFNETRDYVKKVLKNSMYYAKVLDHGHDAPTLKERLGVVRAAK
- the gdhA gene encoding NADP-specific glutamate dehydrogenase, coding for MKYKSLQEFSAHVAERNPNQPEYMQAVTEVIESLWPFILEHPRYAEQGLLDRLVEPERVIIFRVSWVDDHGEVRVNRGYRIQHSSSIGPYKGGIRFHPSVNLSILKFLAFEQTFKNALTTLPMGGGKGGSDFDPKGKSPGEIMRFCQAFISELFRHIGSDTDVPAGDIGVGGREVGFMAGMMKKLSNRADCVFTGKGLSFGGSLIRPEATGYGTVYFAQEILKQAGRSLDGMRVSVSGSGNVAQFAVEKAMSQGAKVVTVSDSSGTIIDEAGFTPEKLAILAEVKNHLYARLDEYAKRVNVTYLPGAKPWHVPVQVALPCATQNELNGDDARALVKNGVICVAEGANMPSTAEAVECFLHNKVLYAPGKASNAGGVATSGLEMSQNAMRMSWTREEVDARLKEIMQAIHKSCLKYGTKADGSVNYVDGANIAGFVKVAEAMLGQGVI
- a CDS encoding aspartate carbamoyltransferase — translated: MSKSLIVLAYLTFLITSTVHAADKASEQRLDEVAERGSHVMPFDLERTTHIFSKTDTGGIQQVIAKDKSDSRQISLIRVHLSEIAQEFQQGDYSNPEKIHGATMPGLAELKAAKPGQIKIVYKELPDGAEITYSTHIEKLKLAIHQWFDAQLSDHARHAVPGHPHDSSHHHH
- a CDS encoding protocatechuate 3,4-dioxygenase — encoded protein: MKKISRRKMIQFGVLSTLAGAFGVNKGIAKALALVPTPDETEGPFYPTADQKDKNADLTQIDGHAIAAQGRHIIVSGRVQDVAGDPVGQAMLDIWQADANGRYRHPRDPNPAKADENFQGWAILRCDENGFFRFKTVMPGAYPASGAWIRPPHIHFKISKPGYRSLTTQMYFPDERLNNSDLLLNAKSPAERAAMTARLIAQQGNLPIYEYNIVLDLLRSE
- the trxB gene encoding thioredoxin-disulfide reductase, yielding MTTKHSKLLILGSGPAGYTAAVYAARANLNPVLITGLAQGGQLMTTTDVDNWPADAMGVQGPELMERFQKHAERFHTEIIFDHIHTAKLTEKPVTLIGDQGTYTCDALIIATGASAQYLGLPSEEAFMGRGVSGCATCDGFFYKGQDVAVIGGGNTAVEEALYLANIARSVTVVHRRDQFRSEKILIDKLMEKVRNGNVKLALNHVLEEVLGDQSGVTGMRIKSTQDNATQTINLQGVFIAIGHKPNTDIFTGQLDMENGYIVTRGGGQGNATATSIPGVFAAGDVQDHIYRQAVTSAASGCMAALDAEKYLDHLK
- a CDS encoding Smr/MutS family protein; protein product: MTQKDPHPDDDDAALFHAAMRDVAPLPAANTVTPHQSPVSPVPRRRKQQQSVAEDALSDHIAVEIAAGDDWSYARPGMPHQTLRKLRRGHWEIRANLDLHGFTSDEARQALSVFLDACAQRTLRCVRVIHGKGLSSKNREPVLKTRIGNWLLQRADVLAFCQARAEDGGGGAILILLKAKA
- a CDS encoding TraR/DksA family transcriptional regulator, whose product is MANFTEDQLTQLKAALQERYLALQEEVRAELSHSADSRDSEPAEYSNNIPDDIDTALIDRQINEMRELEMSMEYLNELEFGDCIDCGNEIGFERLLAQPSAQRCVACQSKYEKAFPQESNPSL